DNA from Ignavibacteriales bacterium:
ATAATTCTATCGTTGGGAAAGTAGAAGACGTAACTTCAAAATATCCGAATATTATTTTAATAAAGAATCAACTAAACAAAGGCTTTTCAGCAGCAAACAATCAGGGTATTGAAATTGCCAGAGGCAAGTATCTTTTAATCTTGAATAATGATACAATTTTTATTGAGAATACTATCAAGAAAGTTTTTGATTTTGTCACTTCAAAAAATGAAAAGATGATAGTTGGTTGTAAACTTTTAAATCAGGATAAAAGCTGGCAAAATTCATTCTTCGATTTCCCTTCACCTTTTAATTCTTTTACCTCAAACTTTTTTCTTTATAAATTGTTTCCTAAAACAAAGTTCAACAAGTACAACCAATTTAATAACGGTATCTCCGAGATTTCAGAAGTAGATGTTGTTACCGGTGCATTTATGCTTTGTCCAACAGACGCAATTAAAAAATTAAAAGGATTCGATGAACGTTTCTTCTTTTATTCAGAAGAGATCGATTTGTGTTATCGATTCAAAAAAGATTTTGGAAAG
Protein-coding regions in this window:
- a CDS encoding glycosyltransferase family 2 protein, whose amino-acid sequence is MDVSVIIVNYISNELLEDCLNSLIKFTKEIEYEIIVVDNNSIVGKVEDVTSKYPNIILIKNQLNKGFSAANNQGIEIARGKYLLILNNDTIFIENTIKKVFDFVTSKNEKMIVGCKLLNQDKSWQNSFFDFPSPFNSFTSNFFLYKLFPKTKFNKYNQFNNGISEISEVDVVTGAFMLCPTDAIKKLKGFDERFFFYSEEIDLCYRFKKDFGKVYYFPVTSLIHIGGATVDKMQWFKYKNQAKVYIQFFQKHYKGMSLFFAILSHFIGLLLRILLSFFSGLITFRKSHLIKSYFYLRQMFIYPKNVF